One window from the genome of Dioscorea cayenensis subsp. rotundata cultivar TDr96_F1 chromosome 3, TDr96_F1_v2_PseudoChromosome.rev07_lg8_w22 25.fasta, whole genome shotgun sequence encodes:
- the LOC120255793 gene encoding uncharacterized protein LOC120255793 — protein sequence MVRGRDGVWSARQQKVVVLWDLDNKPPRGPPYEAAVALRRVAGFFGHVVDVSAYANRHAFDHLPQWILDQRRERRRMDILERKGLSVPSDPYVCGVCGRKCRTNLELKRHFKQLHERERQKKLARMRSLKGKKKQKYKERFLSGNHKYEESARELLTPKTGYGLASELRRAGVFVRTVADKPQAADAALKRQMQHSMARGMDWMVLVSDDSDFTDMVRRVKEADLRTVVVGDGRRSLGRHADFWVPWMRVENGEVDEESVFSGRNAVLTDTMDVDEEDEELEEGEFFVHDSSNWYYQSGDEDSTLLDNVVDELFGQNSGIGGVKISAFSEEEIVDDAGDASLRIAYDSEEEEDVFI from the coding sequence ATGGTCCGCGGCCGCGACGGTGTCTGGTCCGCCCGCCAGCAAAAGGTCGTCGTCCTCTGGGACCTCGACAACAAGCCTCCCCGTGGCCCTCCTTACGAAGCCGCCGTCGCTCTCCGCCGCGTCGCCGGCTTCTTCGGCCACGTTGTCGACGTCTCCGCCTACGCCAACCGCCATGCCTTCGATCATCTTCCCCAGTGGATTCTCGATCAGCGGCGCGAGCGCCGCCGCATGGACATCCTCGAGCGCAAGGGCCTCTCTGTTCCTTCCGATCCCTACGTGTGTGGCGTTTGCGGCCGTAAGTGTCGCACTAATCTCGAGCTCAAGCGCCATTTCAAGCAGCTCCATGAGCGGGAGCGGCAGAAGAAGCTCGCGCGAATGCGGTCGCTGAAGGGGAAAAAGAAGCAGAAGTATAAGGAGAGGTTTTTGAGTGGGAATCATAAGTATGAGGAGTCGGCGAGGGAGTTGTTGACCCCAAAGACTGGGTATGGGTTGGCGTCGGAGCTCCGGCGAGCAGGGGTTTTTGTGAGGACTGTGGCAGATAAACCGCAGGCTGCTGATGCTGCACTCAAGCGGCAAATGCAGCATTCGATGGCCCGGGGAATGGATTGGATGGTATTGGTGTCTGATGATTCGGATTTCACTGATATGGTGAGGAGGGTGAAGGAGGCTGATCTCCGGACTGTGGTTGTTGGAGATGGACGGAGATCATTAGGCCGGCATGCTGATTTTTGGGTCCCTTGGATGAGGGTGGAGAATGGGGAGGTGGATGAAGAGTCTGTGTTTTCTGGGAGAAATGCAGTGCTTACTGATACGATGGATGTCGACGAAGAGGATGAGGAGTTAGAAGAGGGAGAGTTCTTTGTGCATGATTCTTCAAATTGGTATTATCAGAGTGGGGATGAAGACAGCACTCTTTTGGATAATGTTGTTGATGAGCTTTTTGGTCAGAATTCAGGGATTGGTGGTGTTAAAATCTCAGCTTTTTCAGAGGAGGAGATTGTGGATGATGCTGGTGATGCTTCTTTAAGGATTGCATATGACAGTGAGGAAGAGGAAGATGTTTTCATTTGA
- the LOC120283881 gene encoding ethylene-responsive transcription factor RAP2-1-like, producing MPRHPLTPSSPSRLLLSMSAYLSLLSHSLFQSISFLSFLISFAEMENGCSSAVIDEERKPSEEATAAGARKERPYRGVRMRKWGKWVAEIREPNKRSRIWLGSYSTPVAAARAYDTAVYYLRGKSTRLNFPDEISADDDAAAEPLSAASIRKKATEVGARVDAIQTGLLLSQPKPKPDLNQQPGPESDEDC from the coding sequence ATGCCACGCCACCCCCTAACCCCCTCTTCTCCTTCGCGTCTCTTGTTATCTATGTCGGCGTacctttctcttctttctcacagTCTTTTCCAGTCtatctcttttctctctttcttaatTTCGTTTGCCGAGATGGAGAACGGGTGCTCATCGGCGGTGATCGATGAGGAGAGAAAACCATCGGAGGAGGCGACGGCGGCGGGGGCGAGGAAGGAGCGGCCGTACAGAGGGGTGAGGATgaggaagtgggggaagtgggtGGCGGAGATAAGAGAGCCAAACAAGAGGTCAAGGATTTGGCTGGGGTCTTACTCGACGCCGGTGGCGGCTGCTAGGGCTTACGACACGGCCGTCTACTACCTTCGCGGTAAGTCTACGCGGCTTAATTTCCCCGACGAGATCTCCGCCGACGATGACGCCGCTGCCGAACCACTCTCCGCCGCCTCGATCCGGAAGAAGGCCACCGAGGTCGGCGCTCGTGTTGATGCTATCCAAACCGGCTTGCTTCTCTCTCAGCCCAAGCCCAAGCCCGATCTCAATCAACAACCCGGCCCTGAATCCGATGAGGATTGTTAG